In Pirellulales bacterium, the following are encoded in one genomic region:
- a CDS encoding DUF3299 domain-containing protein, whose amino-acid sequence MTPRARIADLTLVAAALVAATGCDETVAPQARARSGDSAAAEIALSAAVSASPSAGGRVQETTFDDLKFEMESNADFRDEMITSEIAVRFGREIRIRGYMFPTLRKSGLTQFVLVRDNLECCFGPGAALYDCVLVYMRPGVRAEYSVRPVTVEGTFRFEKMQPVPDGPLLAIYRLDDAIVP is encoded by the coding sequence ATGACGCCCCGTGCTCGCATCGCCGACCTGACGCTTGTCGCCGCGGCCCTCGTTGCGGCGACGGGGTGCGACGAGACGGTTGCGCCTCAGGCCCGTGCGCGCAGCGGGGATTCCGCTGCCGCCGAAATCGCCCTGTCCGCCGCCGTAAGTGCCTCGCCAAGCGCCGGCGGGCGCGTGCAAGAGACGACCTTCGACGATCTCAAGTTCGAGATGGAATCCAACGCCGATTTCCGCGACGAAATGATCACCTCGGAGATCGCCGTTCGGTTCGGTCGCGAGATCCGCATCCGCGGCTACATGTTCCCGACGTTGCGCAAGAGCGGGCTGACGCAGTTCGTGCTCGTGCGGGACAATCTCGAATGCTGCTTCGGTCCCGGGGCGGCGCTGTACGACTGCGTTCTCGTCTACATGCGCCCCGGCGTGCGGGCCGAATACTCGGTCCGGCCGGTGACGGTCGAGGGGACGTTCCGGTTCGAGAAGATGCAGCCCGTGCCCGACG